In a single window of the Sulfurimonas sp. hsl 1-7 genome:
- the trpC gene encoding indole-3-glycerol phosphate synthase TrpC: MILDDIIKKTKEDLEKREKEFSMDWLGRSLAFNARQPRDVFPYLTATEEDPYRIISEVKKASPSKGVIREDFDPLAIAQAYERGGASAISVLTEPHFFQGSLDYLAGIRRYVGIPLLRKDFIVSKYQILEAMVYGADFILLIAAALSKKELKELLAYTRHLGMEALVEVHDKSDLVKAIYAGSDIIGINHRNLQTFEMDMELSYKLIPLIPNGKVIVAESGIYEHGQLEDLSKAGVDAFLVGESLMRQDDEEAALKTLKYGSTGK; this comes from the coding sequence ATGATTTTAGATGATATTATCAAAAAAACAAAAGAAGATTTAGAAAAAAGGGAAAAAGAGTTCTCTATGGATTGGTTAGGACGCTCATTGGCGTTTAATGCTAGACAACCAAGAGATGTTTTCCCATACCTTACTGCAACTGAGGAAGATCCGTATAGAATTATCTCCGAAGTAAAAAAAGCTTCTCCGTCTAAAGGTGTTATTCGCGAAGACTTCGATCCTTTAGCTATAGCTCAGGCATATGAGAGAGGGGGAGCTAGTGCTATCTCTGTACTTACCGAACCACACTTCTTCCAAGGAAGTTTAGATTATTTAGCTGGTATTAGAAGATATGTAGGGATTCCACTACTTAGAAAAGATTTTATTGTTTCAAAATATCAGATTTTAGAAGCGATGGTGTACGGGGCTGACTTTATCCTTTTAATTGCAGCTGCACTGTCTAAAAAAGAGTTAAAAGAGCTTTTAGCATACACAAGACACCTTGGTATGGAAGCGTTAGTTGAGGTTCATGATAAATCGGATCTTGTAAAAGCTATCTATGCGGGAAGTGATATCATCGGTATTAATCATAGAAACCTGCAAACTTTTGAGATGGATATGGAGCTTTCTTACAAACTTATTCCATTGATTCCAAACGGTAAAGTGATTGTAGCTGAGAGCGGTATCTATGAACACGGTCAGTTAGAAGATCTTAGCAAAGCTGGTGTAGATGCTTTCTTAGTTGGTGAGTCTTTAATGCGTCAAGATGATGAAGAGGCAGCTCTAAAAACACTTAAGTACGGTAGTACAGGAAAATAG
- the dapE gene encoding succinyl-diaminopimelate desuccinylase, with protein sequence MQIIELFKYLINSKSETPDDGGLLLFIEDYLPGFTAVRVDVEDVKNLFIYKKFGDGDHLCFAGHVDVVPAGKGWDSDPYQAMEKDGYIYGRGTQDMKSGVAAFTQAVNEASSFNGTLSLLLTSDEEGDAINGTVKVLEYLREKEMLPDYCVVAEPTCEENFGDAIKVGRRGSINGYITIKGKQGHAAYPEKAINPIHQISRVLGEMAGVDLDNGDEHFAPSKFVVTDIRAGMQVTNVTPNELNMMFNVRNNTKTTQEEIKAFVEKYLGELDYELRLTQGSYPFKTDTDTKIVKKIDQAIENVTSIKPKHSTAGGTSDARFISAFGVDVVEFGVKNDTIHSVNERTSKKEVEDLCQVFKTLIEIWDK encoded by the coding sequence TTGCAAATTATTGAATTATTTAAGTACCTGATCAATTCAAAAAGTGAAACTCCGGATGACGGTGGCTTATTACTTTTTATTGAAGATTACTTACCTGGTTTTACAGCTGTTAGAGTTGACGTCGAAGATGTAAAAAATCTTTTTATTTATAAAAAGTTCGGGGATGGCGATCATCTTTGTTTTGCAGGGCATGTAGATGTGGTTCCGGCAGGAAAAGGTTGGGATAGCGATCCTTATCAAGCTATGGAAAAAGACGGTTACATTTACGGTCGCGGTACACAAGATATGAAAAGCGGAGTAGCGGCATTTACACAGGCTGTAAATGAAGCAAGTAGTTTTAACGGGACACTTTCTCTGTTACTTACATCTGATGAAGAGGGTGATGCAATCAACGGAACCGTGAAAGTGTTGGAGTACCTAAGAGAAAAAGAGATGCTACCCGATTATTGTGTTGTAGCCGAACCGACATGTGAAGAGAACTTTGGAGATGCTATTAAAGTAGGGCGTCGCGGTTCGATCAACGGATACATCACTATTAAAGGGAAGCAGGGTCATGCCGCTTATCCTGAAAAAGCGATCAATCCGATTCATCAAATCTCACGTGTACTCGGTGAGATGGCCGGAGTAGATTTAGATAACGGTGATGAGCATTTTGCTCCTTCAAAGTTTGTAGTAACAGATATAAGAGCAGGTATGCAGGTTACAAATGTAACTCCAAATGAGCTTAATATGATGTTTAATGTAAGAAACAACACAAAAACAACTCAAGAAGAGATCAAAGCATTTGTAGAAAAATATTTAGGGGAACTTGATTACGAGCTCAGACTTACTCAAGGCTCTTATCCGTTTAAAACAGATACCGATACAAAAATTGTAAAGAAGATAGATCAAGCTATAGAAAATGTAACATCTATAAAGCCTAAACATTCAACGGCAGGCGGAACAAGTGATGCACGTTTTATCTCTGCGTTTGGAGTTGATGTGGTAGAATT